DNA sequence from the Eptesicus fuscus isolate TK198812 chromosome 7, DD_ASM_mEF_20220401, whole genome shotgun sequence genome:
CCGCGGAGCTGGAAAACCGGATTGATAGGCAGCAGTTTGAAGAAACGGTTCGAACTCTAAATAGCCTTTATGCAGAAGCAGAGAAGCTTGGGGGTCAATCATATCTTGAAGGCTGTTTGGCTTGTTTAACAGCCTACACCATCTTCTTCTGCATGGAAACTCATTATGAGAAGGTTCTGAGGAAAGTCTCCAAATACATTCAAGAGCAGAATGAGAAGACATATGCTCCCCAAGGCCTCCTCCTGACAGATCCCATTGAGAGAGGACTTGGAGTTATTGAAATTACCATTTATGAAGACAGAGGGATGAGCAGTGGAAGATAAACCATGGAATTGAAGATCCCAGCTCCAGCTGGGAACCT
Encoded proteins:
- the LOC103289046 gene encoding golgin subfamily A member 7-like produces the protein MRPQQAPVFGKVFIQRDYSRGTRCQFQTKFPAELENRIDRQQFEETVRTLNSLYAEAEKLGGQSYLEGCLACLTAYTIFFCMETHYEKVLRKVSKYIQEQNEKTYAPQGLLLTDPIERGLGVIEITIYEDRGMSSGR